The Thermobispora bispora DSM 43833 genome window below encodes:
- a CDS encoding M50 family metallopeptidase encodes MSWLFVAGFVILFVGLLVSIALHEIGHLLPAKLFNVRVTQYMVGFGPTLWSRRRGETEYGIKWIPLGGYVRLVGMLPPRPSDDPNKLRRVSTGPWQGLIESARAAASEEIRPGDENRVFYRKPWWQKLIIMTGGPAMNFVLAFVLFCVVAMGFGVQVLKPTVSSVSKCVIPTAEAGKRDCRPDDPLTPAAKAGIRPGDRIVAVGGVEVESWEEATRLIRAHGAGRTTIGIVRDGERMTLTVDLIAQNRPSLDDPDKIEKNVGFLGVTPTVVIERQGPGYVLNQMWELTTRTATAIVGIPEKMVGVWHAAFSGERRDPNGPIGIVGAGRIGGEIASSEIPLENKIVVFINLLAGLNLAVGMFNLIPLLPLDGGHIAGAIWEAIKRGIARLLRRPTPGYVDVAKALPLTYVMALLLLIMGGLLIYVDLVNPVRILG; translated from the coding sequence ATGAGCTGGCTCTTCGTGGCCGGGTTCGTGATCCTCTTCGTCGGGTTGCTGGTCTCCATCGCCCTGCACGAGATCGGCCACCTGCTTCCGGCCAAGCTGTTCAACGTTCGGGTCACCCAGTACATGGTCGGGTTCGGGCCGACGCTGTGGTCGCGCCGGCGTGGCGAGACCGAGTACGGCATCAAGTGGATCCCGCTCGGGGGCTACGTACGGCTCGTCGGCATGCTGCCCCCGCGGCCCTCCGACGACCCGAACAAGCTCAGGCGCGTCTCGACCGGCCCCTGGCAGGGGCTGATCGAATCGGCCCGGGCGGCCGCCTCCGAGGAGATCAGGCCGGGCGACGAGAACCGGGTGTTCTACCGCAAACCCTGGTGGCAGAAGCTGATCATCATGACCGGCGGGCCGGCGATGAACTTCGTGCTCGCCTTCGTGCTCTTCTGCGTCGTCGCCATGGGGTTCGGCGTCCAGGTGCTCAAGCCGACCGTGTCCTCGGTGTCGAAGTGCGTCATCCCGACCGCGGAGGCGGGCAAGCGGGACTGCCGGCCCGACGACCCGCTGACCCCGGCCGCCAAGGCGGGCATCCGTCCCGGGGACCGGATCGTGGCCGTCGGAGGGGTCGAGGTCGAGTCCTGGGAGGAGGCGACCCGGCTGATCCGCGCCCATGGCGCGGGCCGGACCACCATCGGCATCGTCCGCGACGGCGAGCGGATGACCCTCACCGTCGACCTGATCGCGCAGAACCGCCCCTCGCTCGACGACCCGGACAAGATCGAGAAGAACGTGGGCTTCCTCGGGGTGACGCCCACCGTGGTGATCGAGCGGCAGGGGCCGGGGTACGTGCTCAATCAGATGTGGGAGCTCACCACCCGCACCGCGACCGCGATCGTCGGCATCCCGGAGAAGATGGTGGGCGTCTGGCACGCCGCGTTCTCCGGGGAGCGGCGTGACCCCAACGGGCCCATCGGGATCGTCGGCGCGGGCCGGATCGGCGGTGAGATCGCCTCGTCCGAGATCCCCCTCGAGAACAAGATCGTCGTGTTCATCAACCTGCTCGCCGGGCTCAACCTCGCGGTGGGCATGTTCAACCTCATCCCGCTGCTCCCGCTCGACGGCGGCCACATCGCCGGGGCGATCTGGGAGGCCATCAAGCGGGGCATCGCCCGGCTGCTGCGCAGGCCCACACCGGGGTACGTGGACGTCGCCAAGGCCCTCCCGCTCACCTACGTGATGGCCTTGCTGCTGCTCATCATGGGCGGCCTGCTCATCTACGTCGACCTGGTGAACCCGGTCCGGATCCTCGGCTAG